One region of Acaryochloris thomasi RCC1774 genomic DNA includes:
- a CDS encoding glycosyltransferase family 2 protein: protein MTLSLCMIVKDEERTLSRCLQSVQGVVDQMVVVDTGSCDRTPQIAQSHGAEVYTFAWCDDFAAARNAALQYVTGDWVLVLDADETLVPDIISQLKQAIQQPDVLVINLLRQEVGAKQSPYTLMSRLFRNHPKIKFHCPYHELIDDSVVALQAQEQHWKIGCLEPVAILHEGYTAERIDQQQKTQRAQRIMEQALANEPDDAYLCSKLGALYVENHQLDKGMALLRCGLNLQPPEPAVIYELHYHLGHVYESLGERSKAQEQYQQALAIDLPLLLKIGACNNLANLLQIQGDLEGARQLYTSMIVAQPTLAIAHNNLGLTLRAMGYFGDAIASYQQAICHQPSYAEAHQNLGVALLKIGQIDASQRAFQQAIKLHEDAQNFTEANRLRQTLEGLGLMA from the coding sequence CTGCTTGCAGAGTGTACAGGGCGTGGTCGATCAGATGGTGGTCGTTGATACCGGGTCTTGCGATCGCACCCCCCAAATCGCCCAATCCCACGGCGCAGAAGTATACACCTTTGCCTGGTGCGATGATTTCGCCGCCGCTCGCAACGCTGCCCTTCAGTACGTCACTGGAGACTGGGTCTTAGTCTTAGATGCCGACGAAACCCTAGTCCCTGATATTATTTCCCAGCTTAAACAAGCGATTCAGCAGCCCGATGTGCTGGTGATAAATCTTCTCCGTCAGGAAGTCGGTGCCAAGCAGTCCCCCTACACCCTAATGTCACGGCTGTTTCGCAATCACCCTAAAATCAAGTTTCACTGCCCCTACCATGAGCTGATTGACGACAGCGTCGTTGCCCTGCAGGCCCAAGAGCAGCACTGGAAAATTGGCTGTTTAGAACCTGTTGCGATCCTCCATGAAGGCTACACGGCTGAACGCATTGATCAGCAGCAGAAAACCCAGCGGGCGCAGCGGATTATGGAACAAGCGCTTGCCAACGAGCCAGATGATGCCTATCTTTGCAGTAAGTTAGGTGCCCTATACGTTGAAAACCACCAGCTAGACAAGGGAATGGCCCTACTCCGGTGCGGTTTGAATCTCCAGCCGCCGGAGCCTGCTGTGATCTATGAGCTGCATTACCATTTAGGCCACGTCTATGAGTCGCTGGGTGAGAGAAGTAAAGCACAGGAGCAGTATCAGCAGGCGCTCGCTATCGATTTACCGCTCCTGCTGAAAATCGGAGCCTGTAATAATCTGGCAAATTTGCTTCAGATTCAGGGTGATTTAGAAGGGGCGCGACAGCTCTATACATCGATGATTGTGGCGCAGCCGACTCTGGCAATCGCCCATAACAATCTAGGGCTGACGCTGCGGGCGATGGGGTACTTTGGAGATGCGATCGCATCCTATCAACAGGCCATCTGTCACCAGCCAAGCTATGCAGAAGCCCACCAAAATCTGGGCGTTGCATTGCTCAAAATAGGTCAAATTGACGCCAGCCAAAGAGCCTTTCAGCAGGCCATCAAACTCCATGAAGATGCCCAAAACTTTACTGAAGCCAATCGACTGCGTCAGACCCTTGAAGGACTGGGCCTAATGGCTTAG
- the kaiC gene encoding circadian clock protein KaiC, with protein MLDNPSAEQEPNTQRVEVKKIQTRIEGFDDISHGGIPKGRTTLISGTSGTGKTLLAIQFLYYGIIHFDEPAVFITFEESPTDIIQNALSFGWDLQQKMDSRKLFILDASPDPEGHDIAGEFDLSALIERIQYAIRKYQAKRVAVDSVTAIFQQYDAAGVVRREIFRLTARLKLIGVTTVMTTERIEEYGPVARFGVEEFVSDNVVILRNVLEGERRRRTLEILKLRGTSHMKGEYPFTMTHDGISIFPLGAMQLTQRSSNVRVSSGVKTLDEMCGGGFFKDSIILVTGATGTGKTLLVSKFIEDACKNGDRAILFAYEESRAQLSRNAFSWGIDLEEMEKQGLLKILCAYPESSGLEDHLQIIKSEIAEFKPSRISIDSLSALARGVSNNAFRQFVIGVTGFAKQEEITGFFTNTTDHFLGSHSITESHISTITDTILMLQYVEFRGEMSRAINVFKMRGSWHDKGIREYTISEKGPNIQSSFQNLQGIISGTPTRVAVDEKSELSRIVQDVKGLE; from the coding sequence ATGCTAGATAATCCGAGTGCTGAACAAGAACCAAACACCCAGCGAGTTGAAGTCAAAAAAATCCAGACCCGCATTGAAGGTTTTGATGACATTAGCCATGGCGGCATCCCCAAGGGGCGAACAACGCTGATCAGCGGTACTTCTGGCACAGGTAAAACGTTACTTGCGATTCAGTTTCTCTATTACGGCATTATCCACTTCGACGAACCGGCTGTTTTCATCACCTTTGAAGAATCCCCCACAGACATTATTCAAAATGCCTTGAGCTTTGGCTGGGATTTGCAGCAAAAGATGGACAGCCGCAAGCTATTTATTTTAGATGCGTCACCCGATCCTGAAGGCCATGACATTGCGGGTGAGTTCGATTTGTCAGCGCTCATTGAGCGCATTCAGTACGCGATCCGAAAATATCAGGCGAAACGGGTGGCGGTTGACTCAGTGACAGCTATTTTTCAGCAGTATGATGCGGCGGGCGTTGTACGGCGGGAAATTTTTCGGTTAACGGCGCGTCTGAAACTGATTGGAGTCACTACGGTGATGACGACGGAGCGGATCGAAGAATACGGTCCAGTGGCCCGCTTTGGGGTAGAGGAATTTGTCTCTGATAATGTGGTGATTCTTCGGAATGTTTTGGAGGGTGAGCGTCGCCGCCGAACGCTGGAAATTTTGAAGCTGCGGGGCACGAGCCACATGAAGGGGGAATATCCGTTCACGATGACCCATGATGGCATCAGTATCTTTCCGTTGGGGGCAATGCAGCTCACGCAGCGCTCTTCTAATGTACGGGTCTCGTCTGGTGTCAAAACGTTAGATGAGATGTGTGGCGGTGGTTTCTTTAAAGATTCGATCATTCTGGTGACGGGGGCCACAGGTACGGGCAAGACGCTGTTGGTCAGTAAGTTTATTGAGGATGCCTGTAAAAATGGAGATCGTGCGATCCTCTTTGCCTATGAAGAATCACGGGCGCAGCTATCACGAAACGCTTTCTCTTGGGGAATTGACCTTGAGGAGATGGAGAAGCAAGGTTTACTGAAAATTTTGTGCGCTTACCCAGAGTCATCGGGCCTTGAGGACCATCTGCAGATTATTAAGTCTGAGATTGCCGAGTTTAAGCCCTCTCGAATCTCAATTGATTCGCTGTCGGCGTTGGCCCGGGGAGTGAGTAACAATGCCTTCCGACAGTTTGTGATTGGGGTGACGGGTTTCGCGAAGCAGGAAGAAATTACTGGGTTCTTTACCAATACGACGGATCACTTTCTAGGGTCTCATTCGATTACGGAATCCCATATCTCGACGATTACCGATACGATTTTGATGCTCCAGTATGTGGAGTTTCGGGGCGAGATGTCACGGGCGATCAACGTCTTCAAGATGCGCGGTTCTTGGCACGATAAGGGAATCCGAGAGTACACCATCAGTGAGAAGGGACCGAATATTCAAAGCTCGTTCCAGAATTTACAGGGAATCATCAGCGGAACACCCACGCGAGTGGCGGTGGATGAGAAGTCAGAACTGTCTCGGATTGTCCAGGATGTCAAAGGGCTTGAGTAA
- a CDS encoding circadian clock protein KaiA, with amino-acid sequence MNSVSQSFLTIYTCVGSSALADQLEKLLKGDRYQTTHQLNTEEFVGTVENQKHLIDCLILEQTPELPNILKYLHQGAILLPAIILMPISITKAAAESQQTSADCSYHTAEVWLQQSQLGHISQQIERAVSQFLHLTAACRLPDQVEQEEMAQAEDPEWQSNLGVQQRRLSDKLQERLGYLGVYYKRNSQDFLRNLSAPAKQSLLGDLKSEYRDIVLEYFRKESRVNQKIDAFVTRVFLADVSISQILEIHMELMDAFAKKLKLEGRNEDILLDYRLTLIDTVAHLGEMYRRSIPRDA; translated from the coding sequence TTGAATTCAGTTTCACAGTCTTTTTTAACCATATATACCTGTGTCGGTTCATCGGCACTGGCCGATCAGCTTGAGAAATTACTGAAGGGCGATCGCTATCAGACCACCCATCAACTCAACACAGAGGAGTTTGTCGGTACGGTCGAGAATCAAAAGCATTTAATTGACTGCTTAATACTGGAGCAGACGCCTGAGTTACCCAACATCCTCAAGTATTTACATCAGGGAGCCATCCTGCTGCCAGCGATTATTTTGATGCCCATAAGCATCACAAAAGCAGCAGCAGAGAGCCAGCAAACAAGCGCAGACTGCAGCTATCACACAGCAGAAGTCTGGCTTCAGCAGTCACAGTTAGGTCATATTTCGCAGCAGATAGAGCGAGCCGTTAGTCAATTTCTACATCTAACAGCGGCATGTCGACTCCCTGATCAGGTGGAGCAAGAGGAGATGGCACAGGCAGAGGATCCTGAGTGGCAGAGCAACTTGGGAGTCCAGCAGCGACGGCTGTCGGACAAACTGCAGGAGCGATTAGGGTACCTTGGCGTTTACTACAAACGCAATTCGCAAGATTTCCTGCGCAACTTGTCTGCGCCTGCGAAGCAAAGTCTGTTAGGAGATCTGAAGTCTGAGTATCGAGACATCGTATTAGAGTATTTTCGTAAAGAGAGTAGGGTCAACCAAAAGATTGATGCCTTTGTCACGAGAGTCTTTCTTGCTGATGTCTCAATATCACAGATTCTAGAAATACATATGGAGTTAATGGATGCCTTTGCCAAAAAACTTAAGCTAGAAGGGCGTAATGAAGATATTTTGCTCGACTATCGGTTGACCCTCATTGATACGGTTGCCCATCTAGGTGAGATGTATCGACGGTCTATTCCTCGTGATGCTTAA
- the kaiB gene encoding circadian clock protein KaiB — protein sequence MSPPRKTYVLKLYVAGNTPNSIRALRTLNNILEQEFQGVYALKVIDVLKNPQLAEEDKILATPTLSKVLPPPVRKIIGDLSDRERVLIGLDLLYEELSDNGFA from the coding sequence ATGAGCCCTCCTAGAAAAACCTACGTTCTTAAGCTCTACGTTGCGGGCAATACCCCCAACTCTATTCGAGCACTACGAACACTCAACAATATTTTAGAACAAGAGTTTCAGGGTGTTTATGCCTTGAAAGTGATTGACGTTCTGAAAAATCCTCAACTGGCTGAGGAAGATAAGATTTTGGCAACCCCGACTTTATCAAAGGTTTTACCGCCCCCTGTCCGCAAGATAATCGGGGATCTATCTGATAGAGAACGAGTACTCATTGGCTTGGACTTGCTGTATGAAGAGCTCTCAGACAATGGCTTTGCCTAG
- the glgB gene encoding 1,4-alpha-glucan branching enzyme has translation MSISITADHVSKIANNQYHDPFEILGPHAVDLDGKPGWVIRTYLPNADAVTVVCPGDQPDYPMASQHDPHFFECEIPSSEPLNYQLRIKEGVHERVIYDPYAFKSPRITEYDRHLFAEGNHHRIYEKLGAHLTALDGISGVYFALWAPNARNVSVLGDFNVWDGRKHQMRKGDTGIWELFIPELMVDTAYKYEVKNNDGHIYEKSDPYGFQQEVRPKTASIVTDLDSYTWSDQDWLESRRQTEPLDQPVSVYEVHLGSWMHGASDEPALSADGKPLPPILVSDLKPGARFLTYRELADKLIPYVKELGFTHVELLPVAEHPFDGSWGYQVTGYYASTSRFGTPQDLMYFIDQCHQNDIGVLVDWVPGHFPKDGHGLAFFDGTHLYEHADPRKGEHKEWGTLVFNYSRNEVCNFLMANALFWFDKYHIDGIRVDAVASMLYLDYCREPGEWVTNEYGGRENIEAAEFLRQLNHVIFSYFPGVLSVAEESTSWPMVSWPTYVGGLGFNLKWNMGWMHDMLDYFNMDPWFRQFHQNNLTFSIMYAFSENFMLALSHDEVVHGKSNMLGKMPGDEWQKFANIRCLYSYMFTHPGKKTLFMSMEFGQWSEWNAWGDLDWDLLEYDSHQQLKQFLSVLNRLYKSEPALYTQDFSYDGFEWVDCNDNRHSVISFLRKAKDSDECILTICNFTPQPHSHYRVGVPEAGFYTELLNSDAREYGGSNMGNLGGKWAEEWSLHNRPYSLDLCLPPLACLVFKLDRKKTAAALDGSSSSD, from the coding sequence ATGTCCATCTCCATCACCGCCGATCACGTCAGCAAGATAGCCAACAATCAATACCACGATCCCTTTGAGATTTTGGGGCCTCACGCAGTTGATTTAGACGGCAAGCCTGGATGGGTGATTCGAACATATCTGCCGAATGCAGATGCGGTCACTGTTGTGTGCCCAGGTGATCAGCCAGACTATCCAATGGCTTCTCAGCATGACCCCCATTTCTTCGAGTGCGAGATTCCTAGCTCTGAGCCTTTGAACTATCAGCTACGGATTAAAGAAGGGGTGCATGAGCGGGTTATTTATGATCCCTATGCTTTTAAATCACCCCGCATCACTGAGTATGACCGACACCTCTTTGCTGAAGGCAACCATCATCGTATCTATGAAAAGCTAGGGGCTCACTTAACGGCTCTGGACGGCATCAGCGGCGTTTATTTTGCGCTCTGGGCACCTAATGCTCGCAACGTTTCTGTTCTGGGTGATTTTAATGTCTGGGATGGCCGCAAGCATCAAATGCGTAAGGGAGATACAGGCATTTGGGAACTGTTTATTCCAGAGCTGATGGTCGATACTGCGTACAAGTACGAAGTTAAAAATAACGATGGACATATTTACGAGAAGTCAGATCCCTACGGTTTCCAGCAAGAGGTTAGACCTAAGACGGCTTCCATCGTCACGGATCTCGATAGCTACACCTGGAGCGACCAAGACTGGTTAGAAAGTCGTCGGCAAACTGAGCCTTTGGATCAGCCAGTTTCTGTCTACGAGGTTCATCTGGGGTCATGGATGCATGGTGCTTCGGATGAACCGGCTCTGAGCGCAGATGGGAAGCCCCTTCCTCCTATCCTGGTTTCAGATCTGAAGCCAGGTGCGCGCTTTCTGACCTATCGAGAGCTTGCCGATAAGCTGATTCCCTACGTTAAGGAACTGGGTTTTACGCATGTTGAGCTGCTGCCCGTGGCTGAACATCCTTTCGATGGTTCTTGGGGCTATCAGGTGACAGGCTACTACGCCAGTACCTCTCGCTTTGGTACGCCCCAAGACTTGATGTACTTCATTGACCAGTGTCACCAGAACGATATTGGTGTTTTGGTGGATTGGGTGCCAGGCCACTTCCCCAAAGATGGTCACGGATTGGCATTTTTCGATGGGACACATCTCTATGAGCATGCCGATCCCCGCAAAGGTGAGCATAAGGAGTGGGGGACTCTCGTTTTTAACTACAGCCGTAATGAAGTCTGTAACTTCTTGATGGCGAACGCGCTATTTTGGTTCGACAAGTACCATATTGACGGCATTCGCGTAGACGCGGTGGCCTCAATGCTCTACCTCGACTACTGCAGAGAGCCGGGGGAATGGGTGACGAATGAGTATGGCGGTCGGGAAAATATTGAGGCGGCGGAGTTTCTGCGTCAGCTTAATCACGTGATTTTCAGCTATTTCCCTGGCGTTCTTTCTGTTGCTGAAGAATCCACGTCCTGGCCGATGGTCTCTTGGCCTACTTACGTCGGGGGCCTGGGATTCAATCTCAAGTGGAATATGGGCTGGATGCACGACATGCTGGACTATTTCAACATGGATCCGTGGTTTCGCCAGTTTCATCAAAACAATCTAACCTTCAGCATCATGTATGCCTTCAGCGAGAACTTTATGTTGGCGCTGTCCCATGATGAAGTGGTGCACGGGAAGAGCAACATGCTCGGTAAGATGCCGGGGGATGAATGGCAAAAGTTTGCAAATATCCGCTGTCTCTATTCCTATATGTTTACCCATCCAGGCAAAAAAACGCTGTTTATGAGTATGGAGTTTGGGCAGTGGAGCGAGTGGAATGCGTGGGGAGATCTGGATTGGGATTTGCTTGAATATGACTCGCATCAGCAGCTTAAGCAGTTCCTTTCGGTGCTGAATCGGCTCTATAAATCTGAGCCGGCACTGTATACCCAAGACTTTTCCTATGATGGGTTTGAGTGGGTTGACTGTAATGACAATCGCCACAGCGTCATTTCGTTCTTGAGAAAGGCGAAGGACTCTGATGAATGTATTTTGACTATCTGTAACTTCACACCTCAGCCCCACAGCCATTATCGCGTTGGGGTTCCTGAGGCTGGGTTCTATACAGAACTACTCAATAGCGATGCCCGCGAGTATGGCGGCAGCAATATGGGGAATTTAGGCGGTAAGTGGGCTGAAGAGTGGTCCTTGCATAACCGGCCCTATTCCCTTGACCTGTGTTTGCCTCCGTTGGCTTGTCTCGTGTTTAAGCTCGACCGCAAGAAAACGGCTGCTGCTCTGGACGGATCCTCTAGCTCTGATTGA
- a CDS encoding type 1 glutamine amidotransferase — MNIKPRSQLRILYMQIRSDALTCAEELQEFVRHSGLQASQFTTLNVFEQLTFPPGCADAYDALFVGGSSDASVLEPKTYPFVEPAKALLSHCVDQSLPVFASCFGFQLVVEALGGKVILDHDHMEMGIYPIRLTPAAQTDLLFHDSPDGFLAVSGHKERAVELPPGVTLLAFTERCPYHAIKLEGKPFYGFQFHPEVDHHDLESRISRYQDRYLKTDGHLQEILSHLYPTPEANLLLHKFVDRVLLRSEATDFN; from the coding sequence GTGAATATTAAGCCTCGCTCACAGTTGCGGATTCTCTATATGCAAATTCGTAGCGATGCCCTTACCTGTGCTGAAGAGCTGCAGGAATTTGTTCGCCACAGTGGCCTCCAGGCCTCTCAATTTACGACACTTAACGTGTTCGAGCAGCTGACCTTCCCTCCAGGCTGTGCTGATGCCTATGACGCTCTTTTTGTTGGTGGCTCAAGCGATGCTTCAGTGCTTGAGCCTAAAACCTATCCTTTCGTGGAGCCGGCCAAAGCCTTGCTGAGCCACTGTGTCGATCAGAGTCTTCCGGTTTTTGCTTCTTGCTTTGGTTTTCAACTGGTGGTTGAGGCTTTGGGTGGTAAGGTCATTCTCGATCACGACCACATGGAAATGGGGATTTACCCGATTCGGCTTACCCCGGCTGCTCAAACAGATTTGCTTTTCCATGACTCCCCTGACGGGTTTTTAGCCGTTTCTGGGCATAAAGAGCGGGCGGTGGAGTTGCCTCCGGGTGTGACGCTCTTAGCTTTTACCGAACGGTGTCCTTATCACGCGATCAAGCTTGAAGGCAAGCCGTTCTACGGATTTCAGTTTCATCCAGAGGTGGATCACCACGATCTTGAATCGCGAATTTCTCGCTATCAAGATCGCTACCTTAAAACAGATGGGCATCTGCAGGAAATTCTGTCGCATCTCTATCCCACGCCAGAGGCGAATTTGCTCCTGCACAAGTTTGTGGATCGCGTGCTCTTGCGTTCAGAAGCGACAGACTTCAATTAA